A stretch of the Leptospira harrisiae genome encodes the following:
- a CDS encoding sulfatase-like hydrolase/transferase, translating to MTFLYLFLYFLQGPILFSLGVWIYFHGLLLSTLTIITIMLDFYFNHNHTFHNLTNTSIRLFLWILFLIVLGYQEVYQTEVTFEIVFYFLSHISLLYADIFNFLYQWQLWQWFAFAIGFYFLFCHNHKRLKIILIVGLLFVVGLRYDSESKKNLIQTNENIFNPHTKIQNYLESIPGRPNLVLVLLEGVGRKHLLKTNSKYINFSVLQNSHFWIPMPHTSKSIFTWLTGEPQLTTTRITVNDSALHLNLPKQLQNSYGYQTFMIYTQSIYFEGMDLFFPKIFQSVWDKSYLEQRYGKLYPSFSWGMDDKVVLPALKQIVGSEKNPLFVLIGLSQTHSPYFVSKEDSRGQWNSPILRYQTSLDEEICVFDAIISFWKENSSRETVLILSADHGESFGEEGAHAHNYSLYNQETDVPFLLYFIKSGKVYVPNVGSSVDFKTTILKLLETHEGKTNIISENHFFQPNYQPNLFLKTWNSEIQKSWIFKVKKYIYHSDRDHLLQMDWSEKQRVIVTDPKLKRNIIEQMYSGMR from the coding sequence ATGACTTTTTTGTATTTATTTTTGTATTTTTTACAAGGTCCGATTTTATTTTCTTTAGGGGTTTGGATTTATTTTCACGGGCTTTTGTTATCTACATTAACAATTATAACCATAATGTTAGATTTTTATTTCAATCATAATCATACGTTTCACAACCTAACAAACACTTCGATTCGTTTGTTCTTATGGATTCTTTTTTTAATTGTTTTGGGATATCAGGAAGTTTATCAAACTGAAGTAACATTTGAAATAGTGTTTTATTTTTTGAGTCATATTTCGCTTCTATATGCGGATATTTTTAATTTTTTATACCAGTGGCAACTATGGCAATGGTTTGCATTTGCGATTGGATTTTATTTTTTGTTTTGCCACAATCATAAAAGATTAAAAATTATTTTGATCGTTGGCCTATTGTTTGTGGTTGGTCTGCGTTATGATTCTGAATCAAAAAAAAATCTAATACAAACAAATGAAAATATTTTCAATCCACATACTAAGATACAAAATTATTTAGAGTCAATACCTGGGCGGCCAAATTTGGTTTTGGTTTTGTTGGAAGGTGTAGGAAGAAAACACCTTTTGAAAACAAATTCAAAGTATATAAATTTTTCAGTTTTGCAAAATTCTCATTTTTGGATTCCAATGCCTCATACTTCTAAAAGTATTTTTACATGGCTAACCGGAGAACCTCAATTAACCACCACTCGTATCACAGTCAATGATTCGGCATTACATTTGAATCTTCCCAAACAGTTACAAAATTCTTATGGTTACCAAACTTTTATGATTTATACTCAATCCATTTACTTTGAAGGAATGGATCTTTTTTTTCCGAAAATTTTTCAATCAGTTTGGGATAAATCATATTTAGAACAAAGGTACGGTAAGTTATATCCATCTTTTAGTTGGGGAATGGATGACAAAGTAGTGCTTCCTGCATTGAAGCAAATAGTTGGATCGGAAAAGAATCCATTATTTGTATTAATAGGACTTAGTCAAACTCACAGTCCTTATTTTGTATCTAAAGAGGATTCTCGTGGGCAATGGAATTCGCCTATTCTTCGTTACCAGACTTCTTTAGATGAAGAAATTTGCGTATTCGATGCAATTATTTCTTTTTGGAAGGAGAACTCTTCTCGCGAAACTGTATTAATTCTATCAGCAGATCATGGTGAATCTTTTGGTGAGGAAGGGGCACATGCACACAATTATTCATTATATAATCAAGAAACAGATGTACCATTTTTGTTATACTTTATAAAATCGGGTAAAGTTTACGTGCCAAATGTCGGCTCTTCAGTCGATTTTAAAACTACTATCTTAAAGTTGTTAGAAACACATGAAGGAAAAACGAATATAATATCTGAGAATCATTTTTTTCAACCCAACTACCAACCGAATTTATTTTTAAAAACTTGGAATTCTGAAATTCAAAAATCTTGGATTTTTAAAGTTAAAAAATATATATATCATAGCGATAGAGATCATTTGTTACAAATGGATTGGTCAGAAAAACAAAGAGTTATCGTTACCGATCCTAAGTTGAAACGAAATATAATAGAACAAATGTATTCGGGTATGCGTTAG
- a CDS encoding TetR/AcrR family transcriptional regulator yields the protein MSRMSIAERSPKKRAVLEKDKLSKRTTILQSAAYLLLKKDWAELSMDEVAKRAKIAKGTLYLYFPTKEDLCLRVHNADYEAWFLDMEIFFTETKNIDADEFSKWFVESMDRHVRFLKLLPIVPTILEKNASVETIREFKLSLKAQISKILPQLIKTFPFLNEHSAFIFLMQCHALAVGSWSHGFPSNQFREAVKEDGLDIFVLDFKSFFRTSILTLLNGIKST from the coding sequence ATGAGTCGTATGTCGATTGCAGAACGTTCGCCAAAAAAAAGAGCTGTATTGGAAAAAGATAAACTTTCCAAACGAACGACCATCCTTCAATCCGCAGCCTACCTTTTGCTCAAAAAGGACTGGGCAGAACTTTCAATGGATGAAGTTGCAAAACGTGCAAAGATTGCAAAAGGCACTTTATATTTATACTTCCCTACGAAAGAAGACCTTTGCCTTCGCGTGCATAATGCAGATTATGAAGCTTGGTTTTTAGACATGGAAATTTTTTTTACAGAAACAAAAAACATTGATGCCGATGAATTTTCAAAATGGTTTGTTGAATCAATGGATCGACATGTTCGATTTTTGAAACTCCTACCCATTGTCCCAACGATATTAGAAAAAAATGCGAGTGTTGAAACCATTCGAGAATTCAAACTTAGCCTAAAAGCACAAATATCAAAAATCCTTCCCCAACTCATCAAAACATTTCCATTTCTAAACGAACATTCAGCATTTATATTTTTGATGCAATGCCATGCATTGGCTGTTGGATCTTGGTCCCATGGATTTCCTTCCAATCAGTTCCGTGAAGCAGTGAAAGAAGATGGATTGGATATTTTTGTGTTAGATTTCAAAAGTTTTTTTAGAACATCCATTTTGACACTTCTAAATGGAATCAAATCCACCTAA
- a CDS encoding NAD(P)H-binding protein, whose protein sequence is MKVFVYGGSGLVGGHLVTELQKQGHEVWIGSRKPEAQKSSPNLHWVFADSSQLTKGLEVLEQVDAAYFLSPPGQTNQYEILSPWIEKAKQVGLKKLVLMTAMGVDHTPPEAPFRKTEIMLEGAGIPWNIIRPNWFMQNFHTFWIAGIKQDQKIYFPGGNAKTSFIDARDIASVASVLLTTTKNDNKAFTLTGPESIDHNEVAKHLTNVSGKSIEYVDVDPKVFEVSLVSAGLSKDYAAFLVMIAGALKEGFSAPILDTVKTLTGKDPITFAQYAKDFANAWK, encoded by the coding sequence ATGAAAGTATTTGTATATGGTGGCTCTGGACTCGTTGGAGGCCATCTTGTAACGGAACTACAAAAACAAGGACATGAAGTTTGGATTGGATCCAGAAAACCTGAGGCTCAAAAAAGTAGCCCAAACTTGCATTGGGTATTTGCGGACTCATCCCAACTTACAAAAGGATTGGAAGTTTTGGAACAAGTGGATGCAGCTTATTTTTTAAGTCCTCCTGGCCAAACCAATCAATATGAAATTCTTTCTCCATGGATTGAAAAAGCTAAACAAGTGGGTCTTAAAAAATTAGTACTCATGACTGCAATGGGAGTTGATCATACACCACCTGAAGCACCCTTTCGCAAAACAGAAATTATGCTCGAAGGAGCAGGTATTCCATGGAATATTATTCGTCCAAATTGGTTTATGCAAAACTTCCACACATTTTGGATTGCGGGTATCAAACAAGACCAGAAAATTTATTTTCCAGGTGGGAATGCAAAAACAAGTTTTATCGATGCAAGAGACATTGCTTCTGTAGCTTCTGTTTTACTCACAACAACGAAAAACGACAACAAAGCGTTTACTTTGACTGGTCCTGAATCCATTGATCATAATGAAGTTGCAAAACACTTAACAAACGTAAGTGGAAAGAGTATCGAATATGTTGATGTCGATCCAAAAGTTTTTGAAGTTTCCCTTGTTTCAGCAGGACTTTCTAAAGATTATGCAGCTTTTCTCGTGATGATCGCTGGTGCATTAAAAGAAGGATTTTCTGCTCCAATTCTTGACACTGTCAAAACTCTTACAGGAAAAGATCCTATCACTTTTGCACAGTATGCAAAAGATTTCGCAAATGCTTGGAAATAA
- a CDS encoding glycogen/starch synthase, producing MKILHASAEYFPYIKMGGLADMLASLTKEQAKSEEVYVALPLIGKLGKSPQFTGMVFPALLPKDGETDTLIISVLKTSRFLEAEEGGVKLYFFESELFQTLDSIYGHAEEHFRFAIFSYACYALSQILNVDVFHAHDWHTALSLALQKDSKKPIPTVFTIHNLAYQGDHPFWMTGFLKEAPFHLITSPFEHNDKCNYMKAGILSAGKITTVSPGYREETISEPNGFGLSYCLRLRATDYSGILNGIDSEEWNPETDQRIFETYSTKDWKKGKLKNKEELFKEIGRPFLPLDVPLVGLIGRLTYQKGFPTFLNAFLERRHLPHCYVVLGSGDPETENSFFHLSDTLPDVFYFYKGYNESLAHKIEAASDFFLMPSLFEPCGLNQMYSHVYGTIPIVSRVGGLRDTVNESSIIKYKTGIIFEPNDVGSLGYALERAKDLYNSPERENVVKNMMALDWSWKTRKLEYDKVYTETIELKI from the coding sequence ATGAAGATTCTCCACGCATCTGCAGAATATTTTCCTTACATTAAGATGGGAGGCCTTGCGGACATGCTTGCCTCACTCACCAAAGAACAGGCGAAGTCGGAAGAAGTTTATGTCGCATTACCCTTGATTGGGAAGTTGGGAAAGTCACCCCAATTTACGGGCATGGTGTTCCCGGCCCTGCTCCCAAAAGACGGAGAAACAGACACACTCATCATTTCAGTTTTGAAAACATCTAGATTTTTAGAAGCGGAAGAAGGTGGTGTGAAGTTATATTTTTTCGAATCAGAACTTTTCCAAACTTTGGATTCTATTTACGGACACGCAGAAGAACACTTTCGCTTTGCTATTTTCTCTTACGCTTGTTATGCCCTCAGCCAAATCTTAAATGTAGATGTATTTCACGCCCATGACTGGCATACCGCATTGTCACTGGCCTTACAAAAAGATTCCAAAAAACCAATTCCAACTGTTTTCACCATTCACAATTTAGCTTATCAAGGAGATCATCCGTTTTGGATGACCGGCTTCTTAAAAGAAGCACCCTTTCACCTCATCACTAGCCCTTTTGAACACAACGACAAATGTAATTATATGAAAGCAGGAATTCTTTCTGCTGGAAAAATCACTACTGTGAGTCCTGGTTATAGAGAAGAAACCATTTCAGAACCAAATGGATTTGGACTCAGTTATTGTTTAAGACTAAGAGCAACCGACTATTCAGGAATTTTAAATGGAATTGATTCAGAAGAATGGAATCCAGAAACAGACCAAAGAATTTTCGAAACCTATTCAACGAAGGATTGGAAAAAAGGGAAATTAAAAAATAAAGAAGAGTTATTTAAAGAAATTGGAAGGCCTTTTTTACCCTTAGATGTTCCTTTGGTTGGTCTTATTGGAAGGCTTACTTACCAAAAAGGATTTCCCACTTTTTTAAATGCATTTTTAGAAAGACGTCACCTGCCACACTGTTATGTAGTTCTTGGTTCAGGAGATCCAGAAACAGAAAATTCTTTTTTTCACTTATCAGATACTTTACCCGATGTATTTTATTTTTACAAAGGATATAATGAATCACTTGCACATAAAATTGAAGCAGCTAGTGATTTTTTTCTGATGCCTTCACTCTTTGAACCTTGTGGCCTAAACCAAATGTACAGTCACGTTTATGGAACAATTCCAATTGTTTCCAGAGTCGGTGGACTTCGCGATACAGTGAATGAATCAAGTATCATAAAATATAAAACGGGAATTATCTTTGAACCGAATGACGTTGGTTCGCTTGGATACGCTCTGGAACGAGCAAAAGATTTATACAATTCGCCTGAAAGAGAGAATGTAGTGAAAAACATGATGGCATTGGATTGGAGTTGGAAAACTAGGAAATTAGAGTATGACAAAGTTTATACGGAAACAATAGAATTGAAAATATGA
- a CDS encoding DUF5329 family protein gives MKFPRLNWFLTTIILFFGILVLNVNGKSNVCLPFTEEEKVEKLLKRVGTLQGSFIRNGESHTAEEAEKHLRYKLKEAKNSFFAPDPKEWTAKLFIEKIASKSFLSGTPYLIKSLEGKEIKSADWMYSELKKIESCL, from the coding sequence ATGAAGTTTCCAAGACTCAATTGGTTCCTAACTACAATTATTTTATTCTTTGGAATTCTGGTTTTGAATGTTAATGGGAAATCCAATGTTTGTTTACCTTTTACCGAAGAAGAAAAAGTTGAAAAACTATTAAAGAGAGTTGGAACGTTGCAAGGGAGTTTCATTCGGAATGGAGAATCACATACAGCGGAAGAGGCAGAAAAACACCTTCGTTACAAACTAAAAGAAGCAAAGAATTCTTTTTTTGCACCAGATCCAAAGGAGTGGACTGCTAAATTATTCATCGAAAAAATTGCTTCAAAATCGTTTCTTTCAGGAACTCCTTATTTAATCAAATCATTAGAAGGCAAAGAAATCAAATCGGCTGACTGGATGTATTCGGAATTAAAAAAAATAGAATCCTGTTTATAA
- a CDS encoding RNA polymerase sigma factor codes for MIEDPHLLLLESSLAGKTKALEELVQIFQPKVFSLALKFLWNPEDAEDATQEILVKVITNLGGFRKESKLSTWIYRIASNHLINVQKSKMERRKIHLRAIREELHRTQKPYQTPSEFPTVTFEEESSPHVSELVLHVQVACTYSMLQGLSRPYRMAYLLGEVFQTSSEEGAFVMGIRPETFRQKLSRSRKQMETFLGKECSLTKADNPCHCKNRISYATRAGRIKSYLKLSEQMKLDGRWKETKPMMANTSKIRKAAEVFRNHPDFLPKKNQLENIKSLLHNSFPLTAR; via the coding sequence ATGATTGAAGATCCGCATCTTTTACTGTTAGAAAGTTCACTTGCTGGAAAAACAAAAGCATTGGAAGAATTAGTTCAAATCTTCCAACCAAAGGTTTTTTCACTCGCATTGAAATTTTTATGGAATCCAGAGGATGCGGAAGACGCCACCCAAGAAATATTGGTAAAGGTAATTACAAACTTAGGTGGATTTAGGAAAGAAAGCAAACTTTCTACCTGGATCTACCGAATTGCCAGTAACCATCTGATCAATGTACAAAAATCAAAAATGGAACGAAGGAAAATACATTTGCGAGCCATCCGGGAAGAATTACACCGAACACAAAAACCTTACCAAACTCCTTCTGAATTTCCCACAGTGACATTTGAAGAGGAATCCTCTCCTCATGTTTCTGAACTTGTTTTACATGTTCAAGTTGCTTGCACCTACTCTATGTTACAAGGCCTATCTCGGCCTTACAGAATGGCCTATTTACTAGGAGAAGTATTTCAAACTTCCAGTGAAGAAGGTGCTTTTGTAATGGGAATTCGTCCAGAAACATTCCGTCAAAAATTATCTAGATCCAGAAAACAAATGGAAACATTTCTTGGTAAAGAATGTAGTTTAACAAAGGCAGACAATCCATGCCACTGCAAAAATCGAATCTCTTATGCAACAAGAGCAGGAAGAATCAAATCTTATCTTAAACTTTCTGAACAAATGAAACTAGATGGAAGATGGAAAGAAACAAAACCAATGATGGCAAATACTTCCAAAATCAGGAAAGCAGCCGAGGTATTTCGAAATCACCCAGATTTTTTACCAAAAAAAAACCAATTAGAAAACATTAAATCGTTACTACACAACTCGTTTCCACTCACGGCTCGGTGA
- a CDS encoding transglycosylase domain-containing protein: MISRKKIILNFLLVGGILFPLAGFLLRPVSIDTFKNQITVRILSDEKTLIGRGKNQNQTKQDWESLNEYPGFVSEIVKIAEDKRFDSHHGVDILAGFNSLRSYFFSEGKRGGASTLTMQLVRTQNPKITSYPFLIRKTFELIEAFRYELWLNKSEILEAYLNSVSIHSNIVGFPSASLVLFGKHIRFLSIEETVYLTVLIRKNRPKFEELAIRYHNLINRIPYKIPMINDPNELTIVHSSKNKLDHVDIWKGENQHFLNWIRTLLSISNEEFVSSLSSELNFEVYSIVNSELEGLKRWNVSNASVIVLERVPGKDDELELKAMIGSKNFFEDGNGMVNGTLAYRDAGSTLKPLLYAIAIDKGFYNVNSIFSDEKFSFSLEQGGNYLPRNADLRYWGNLTLAEALGNSRNIPAVTAINQMGVPTFYRFLRSAGFHHLKESPQFYGPGLALGSGGTSLLQLTRAYGAFPLGGILPKIRLGKIDKKPFYIGNSIRLFSEETAEEIKFVLKDPKLRQRAFGRRSYLDFPFPVSVKTGTSKDYRNSWTIAFNDHYVVGAWVGNFSGERTMDVSGSFGAGRIVQNIFRNLMKNRPKSDYISKFTETKNFCRLTGKLASSQCPSIALKVRKNINSEELCNEHDEETNSTVLGVGFVYPSMGQIYLHHPSYDKETQSIPVKIRELKTLNEPKLIWNGKTELKVSSNGDLRLPIIRGKQSLVLYDGKQKKASVDFEVR, translated from the coding sequence TTGATCTCTAGAAAAAAGATCATTCTGAATTTCCTGTTAGTTGGTGGAATTTTGTTTCCACTAGCAGGTTTTCTATTAAGACCAGTTTCTATTGATACTTTTAAAAACCAAATAACGGTTCGTATCCTGTCAGATGAGAAAACTTTAATCGGGAGAGGAAAAAACCAAAATCAAACCAAACAAGATTGGGAAAGTCTCAATGAATATCCGGGTTTTGTATCTGAGATTGTTAAAATTGCGGAAGACAAACGTTTTGATTCCCATCATGGTGTAGATATTCTGGCGGGATTTAATTCTCTTCGGTCTTATTTTTTTTCCGAAGGAAAACGGGGAGGAGCCTCCACTCTTACAATGCAACTTGTAAGAACACAAAATCCTAAAATTACTTCTTATCCTTTTTTAATCCGAAAAACTTTCGAATTGATAGAAGCTTTTCGATATGAGTTATGGCTTAACAAATCAGAAATTTTAGAAGCATATTTAAATTCAGTTTCAATTCATTCAAATATTGTTGGTTTTCCTTCCGCATCATTAGTGTTATTTGGAAAACATATTCGTTTTTTATCAATAGAAGAAACCGTTTATTTAACTGTTTTGATTCGAAAAAACAGACCTAAATTTGAGGAACTTGCGATTCGGTACCACAATTTAATAAACCGGATTCCCTATAAAATTCCAATGATAAATGATCCAAATGAACTTACAATTGTCCATAGTTCAAAAAATAAATTAGATCATGTAGATATTTGGAAAGGTGAAAACCAACACTTTCTCAATTGGATTCGTACTTTGCTTTCGATTTCTAATGAAGAATTTGTTTCTTCTTTGTCATCTGAGTTAAATTTCGAGGTATACTCAATTGTAAATTCTGAATTAGAAGGATTAAAAAGATGGAATGTATCAAATGCTTCAGTCATCGTGTTGGAACGAGTTCCAGGTAAAGATGACGAATTGGAACTTAAAGCAATGATTGGATCTAAAAATTTTTTTGAAGATGGAAATGGAATGGTTAACGGTACTTTAGCATATAGGGATGCTGGAAGTACATTAAAACCATTGTTATATGCAATTGCTATAGATAAGGGTTTTTATAATGTAAATTCAATATTCTCTGATGAAAAATTTTCATTTTCATTGGAACAAGGTGGAAATTATCTTCCGAGGAATGCTGACCTTCGTTATTGGGGAAATTTGACACTTGCGGAAGCACTTGGAAATTCAAGAAATATACCTGCGGTCACTGCAATCAATCAGATGGGTGTACCAACGTTTTATCGGTTTTTACGATCAGCCGGTTTTCACCACCTCAAAGAATCTCCGCAGTTTTATGGTCCAGGTCTTGCTCTTGGATCTGGCGGTACTAGTTTATTACAACTAACACGTGCCTATGGTGCTTTCCCTTTGGGTGGAATTTTACCAAAAATTCGACTTGGAAAAATTGATAAAAAACCTTTTTACATTGGAAATTCGATTCGTTTGTTTTCTGAAGAAACAGCTGAAGAAATTAAATTTGTGTTAAAAGACCCTAAGCTTAGACAAAGGGCATTCGGTCGGAGAAGTTATTTGGATTTTCCTTTTCCTGTTTCAGTTAAAACTGGTACCTCAAAAGATTACAGAAATTCTTGGACTATTGCGTTTAATGATCATTATGTGGTAGGTGCATGGGTTGGAAACTTTTCTGGTGAACGGACAATGGATGTTTCTGGTTCCTTCGGCGCTGGACGAATTGTTCAAAATATTTTTCGAAATCTAATGAAAAATCGACCAAAGTCAGATTATATTTCTAAATTTACAGAAACAAAAAATTTTTGTCGCCTAACTGGAAAACTTGCTTCGTCTCAGTGTCCATCGATCGCTTTGAAGGTAAGAAAAAATATAAATTCGGAAGAGTTGTGCAACGAACATGATGAAGAAACTAATTCAACTGTATTAGGCGTTGGATTTGTATATCCTTCTATGGGACAAATTTACTTACACCATCCTTCTTACGATAAAGAAACTCAAAGTATCCCCGTAAAAATTCGTGAATTAAAAACTTTGAATGAACCAAAATTGATTTGGAATGGGAAAACAGAATTGAAAGTCTCATCGAATGGAGATTTGAGGTTACCGATCATACGTGGAAAACAATCTTTGGTATTGTATGATGGAAAACAAAAAAAGGCATCTGTTGATTTTGAAGTTAGATAA
- a CDS encoding DUF1304 domain-containing protein has translation MKLLSFILSTFVAVEHVFILVLEMFLWKTELGMKIFQLTPETAEITAKLAKNQGLYNGFLAAGLFWALFFIKEEKQKFQTILFFLICVVVAGIYGSATAKFSILFSQGLPAFLALVVHYVTNKK, from the coding sequence ATGAAACTTCTTTCTTTCATACTTAGTACATTTGTTGCAGTGGAACATGTGTTTATTTTGGTCTTGGAAATGTTCCTTTGGAAAACCGAGTTGGGGATGAAAATTTTCCAGTTAACACCAGAAACTGCAGAAATCACTGCAAAACTTGCAAAAAACCAAGGGCTTTACAATGGTTTTTTAGCTGCCGGACTTTTTTGGGCATTGTTCTTTATCAAAGAAGAAAAACAAAAGTTCCAAACCATTTTGTTTTTTCTCATTTGTGTGGTAGTTGCGGGAATTTACGGTTCGGCAACTGCTAAGTTTTCAATTTTGTTTTCACAAGGACTTCCTGCTTTCCTTGCTCTTGTAGTTCACTACGTAACCAACAAAAAATAA
- a CDS encoding AraC family transcriptional regulator gives MDLLSEILSSAGWKNDLLSKGQIFQSFGFHFPCDKSGGFHVVTQGSCYARIGNTMIPLHKGDLIFITRGTNHELLSDPKAKVVTIERFLGDKEIRIKKENPVTTFVSVRYEVPPGPIHPLFLELPEYIHIPYETIQAHHALGDIIQILSRELELNLGTDLIVQRLTDILLYYMLRMWLNQNVDTQSGWIKAFHDTLVLYALEKLHNGYSKDWTIESLAKETGVSRANLANRFRDVLGIPPMEYLAKLRMEKAKQLFQKGNMGLEEVAQIVGYASAFSFSKAYKRIYGNSPSREWKRVV, from the coding sequence ATGGATTTGTTATCGGAAATTCTCTCCTCTGCCGGTTGGAAAAATGACTTACTTTCCAAAGGCCAAATTTTTCAAAGTTTTGGATTTCACTTTCCCTGTGATAAAAGTGGTGGCTTTCATGTCGTAACACAAGGTAGTTGTTATGCGAGAATAGGTAATACAATGATTCCCTTACATAAAGGAGATCTTATCTTTATCACTAGAGGAACCAATCATGAATTATTATCTGATCCTAAAGCAAAAGTGGTAACCATTGAACGTTTTCTCGGTGATAAAGAGATTCGGATCAAAAAAGAAAATCCTGTCACTACTTTTGTTTCTGTTCGTTATGAGGTCCCTCCAGGTCCCATCCACCCGCTGTTTTTAGAACTACCCGAATACATCCATATACCTTATGAAACTATTCAAGCTCACCATGCGTTAGGAGATATCATTCAAATCCTATCTCGTGAATTAGAATTAAATTTAGGTACTGATTTGATTGTCCAAAGACTAACAGATATTTTGCTATATTATATGTTACGAATGTGGTTAAACCAAAATGTAGATACACAATCTGGTTGGATAAAAGCTTTTCATGATACTTTAGTTTTATATGCATTGGAAAAATTACACAATGGATATAGTAAAGATTGGACCATTGAGTCTTTGGCAAAAGAAACGGGGGTCTCTCGGGCAAACTTAGCCAATCGTTTCCGTGATGTTTTAGGAATTCCGCCGATGGAATACTTGGCAAAACTTAGAATGGAAAAAGCAAAACAATTATTTCAAAAAGGGAATATGGGATTGGAAGAAGTTGCACAAATTGTTGGTTATGCTTCTGCTTTTTCTTTTTCGAAAGCTTACAAACGTATTTATGGAAATTCACCGAGCCGTGAGTGGAAACGAGTTGTGTAG